The following proteins come from a genomic window of Dongia rigui:
- a CDS encoding tetratricopeptide repeat protein: MRARPQRREKTRSNRPAVIGATLLLPLFILSVGPACAETADGLPTTSDVTYDQVLADPDNVELGYLYAITQIRKSDLLGASATLDRLMLLAPKEPNIRALRAIVLYRLDNLREAQKEFAELMKLDLDPALRRGIARYADELERRDKVTRMSVLTSIGYQYDTNRAGAPNSGQVRTFLGTFDLTSGKKEDDHSITSMVRFNIEHDLPGQNRNTLFASVGAYGADQFKLDEFDTLDITAQAGGRFEFGAVFLTPTITYDHLFLDRDSYIDSIGASLRADMRINDPVNLWLRGDMNWIDYDNTDLYPTGDLQSGGDVGITVGADFYIGTNHRLTISAGHHGFNSDSDWESYVGERVNINHTWLIGGGAFLMTDLFGEYDNYDEADPITGENDRDDWIYRARMTLGVPVQTLFGAEEWPQALEGLTVSIYGEYYRADSNITNYEYDNTRGGMTISKRWEF, encoded by the coding sequence ATGCGCGCTCGCCCGCAGCGACGAGAGAAAACTCGTTCGAACAGACCGGCCGTTATCGGCGCCACGCTCCTTCTCCCCCTTTTCATCCTCAGCGTCGGGCCGGCCTGCGCCGAAACGGCAGACGGGTTGCCGACCACCAGCGACGTGACCTATGACCAGGTCCTGGCCGATCCCGACAATGTCGAGCTTGGCTATCTTTATGCGATCACCCAGATCCGCAAATCGGACCTGCTGGGGGCGTCGGCGACGCTCGACAGACTGATGCTGCTGGCACCCAAGGAACCGAATATCCGGGCATTGCGCGCCATTGTCCTTTACCGCCTGGACAACCTGCGCGAGGCGCAGAAGGAATTCGCCGAGTTGATGAAACTCGACCTCGACCCGGCGCTGCGCCGCGGCATCGCGCGCTACGCCGACGAGCTGGAGCGGCGCGACAAGGTTACGCGCATGTCGGTCTTGACGAGCATCGGCTATCAATACGACACCAACCGCGCAGGCGCCCCCAATTCGGGACAGGTGCGCACCTTTCTCGGCACATTCGACCTGACCAGTGGCAAGAAGGAAGACGACCACAGCATCACCAGCATGGTGCGCTTCAACATCGAACATGACCTGCCGGGCCAGAATCGCAACACGCTGTTCGCGTCGGTGGGGGCCTATGGCGCGGATCAGTTCAAGCTCGACGAATTCGACACGCTGGACATCACGGCCCAGGCCGGCGGCCGTTTCGAATTCGGCGCTGTGTTCCTCACGCCCACTATCACTTACGATCACCTGTTCCTCGACCGCGACAGCTATATCGACAGCATCGGCGCCAGCCTGCGGGCCGACATGCGCATCAACGATCCCGTCAACCTGTGGCTGCGCGGTGACATGAACTGGATCGATTACGACAACACCGACCTCTATCCGACCGGCGACCTGCAATCGGGCGGCGATGTCGGCATTACAGTCGGCGCCGATTTCTACATCGGCACCAATCACCGCCTGACCATCAGCGCCGGCCATCACGGCTTCAACTCCGATTCTGATTGGGAGAGCTATGTCGGCGAGCGCGTCAACATCAACCACACCTGGCTGATCGGCGGCGGCGCCTTCCTGATGACCGACCTGTTCGGGGAATACGACAATTACGACGAGGCCGATCCCATCACGGGCGAGAATGATCGCGACGACTGGATCTATCGCGCCCGCATGACACTGGGCGTGCCGGTCCAGACCCTGTTCGGCGCCGAGGAATGGCCGCAAGCCCTGGAGGGCCTCACCGTCTCCATATACGGCGAGTATTACCGGGCCGATTCAAACATCACGAACTATGAATACGACAATACACGGGGCGGGATGACCATCAGCAAGCGCTGGGAGTTCTGA
- a CDS encoding FecR family protein, translated as MRRMQWMTVLALGLAAAMPAYAEVGTPAGIAGAVSGTVDLISPAKQIATPTAVNSGDGLVMGDGVTTGAASRLQIMLLDESAITLGPDANLTIDEFVYDPNNANSALLNASIAKGVFRLVTGAIARQNPEGTSLKLPNAVLTIRGTTVMGACAATCVVALAGTGDGNTAGKKPSTVTLKSAKNEVVLKRAGYYVEIGADGTISDPRALTDAIDQRFAGLFLPLDAPGGPTGNFRPDAGGVIGQSGQPTQDGRPLAVNQREFEDAGNIGGLDLNETTSNLPLGEVNYASAPIAFVGGSGDGEYSLNATLSLASRSLDGTLTINHQDEGFVSQFALPSQSLDQGVSFSATGGVPGALLSSASNPNATYTLDYTLGQSAIGTNFQYDADGPGGTAFGPSTGSGDAPLVQ; from the coding sequence ATGCGACGCATGCAATGGATGACTGTTCTGGCCCTGGGCCTTGCTGCGGCGATGCCCGCTTATGCCGAGGTCGGAACCCCAGCGGGCATCGCCGGGGCCGTCTCGGGTACCGTCGATCTCATATCGCCCGCCAAGCAGATTGCGACACCCACGGCCGTCAATTCGGGCGACGGCCTGGTCATGGGCGACGGCGTTACCACCGGGGCAGCCTCGCGGCTGCAGATCATGCTGCTGGATGAATCCGCCATCACGTTGGGCCCGGACGCCAATCTCACCATCGACGAATTCGTCTACGACCCCAATAACGCCAACAGCGCCCTCCTCAATGCCAGCATCGCCAAGGGTGTGTTTCGCCTGGTAACGGGTGCCATCGCGCGGCAGAACCCCGAGGGGACTTCGCTGAAATTGCCGAATGCCGTGCTGACCATACGCGGCACGACCGTGATGGGTGCCTGCGCCGCCACCTGCGTGGTGGCCTTGGCGGGTACGGGCGATGGCAACACGGCCGGCAAGAAGCCGAGCACCGTGACATTGAAATCGGCCAAGAATGAAGTCGTGCTGAAGCGCGCCGGCTATTACGTCGAGATTGGCGCCGACGGCACGATCAGCGATCCGCGCGCTCTGACCGACGCCATCGATCAGCGCTTTGCCGGTCTGTTCCTACCGCTGGATGCGCCGGGTGGCCCCACCGGGAACTTCCGTCCCGACGCTGGCGGCGTCATCGGTCAGTCTGGCCAGCCGACACAAGACGGTCGCCCACTTGCGGTCAACCAGCGCGAATTCGAGGACGCCGGCAACATCGGTGGCCTCGACCTGAACGAGACCACCAGCAACCTGCCGCTGGGCGAGGTCAACTATGCCAGCGCACCGATTGCATTTGTCGGCGGCTCGGGCGATGGCGAATATTCCCTCAACGCCACGCTGAGCCTGGCCTCGCGCAGCCTGGACGGCACGCTCACGATCAACCATCAGGACGAGGGTTTCGTCTCGCAATTCGCCTTGCCGTCGCAATCGCTCGACCAAGGCGTGAGCTTCAGCGCCACCGGCGGGGTGCCGGGCGCCCTGCTCAGCAGCGCCTCCAATCCGAATGCCACCTATACGCTCGACTACACGCTCGGGCAGAGCGCCATAGGCACGAACTTCCAATATGATGCCGATGGTCCAGGCGGTACGGCCTTCGGTCCATCGACCGGTTCCGGCGACGCGCCTTTGGTGCAATAA
- the ggt gene encoding gamma-glutamyltransferase, translating into MRDFHKAGRSPIYASEGAAATSHPLATAAAIDCLRAGGNAIDAAVTASAVLAVVEPAMTGIGGDCFVLMSKGGSDDIIAYNGNGAAPLKADVGYFQERGIGEIAADSIHAVTVPGAIEAWCRLVQDHGKFGIDKLLQPAIYYAENGFPVAPRVAYDWAQEEEKLSRDAAAAGSYLVAGKAPKIGDRVKLPLLAKTLREIAAKGAAGFYQGWVAEDMASAMAAQGGLHAPEDFARHKGDYVTPISTAYKGVKLWECPPPGQGLTALLMLNILSAYGPEKAGSDPLGVDRFHLQLEAAKLAYRERNAHIADPAFAKVPVGGLLSGAHAKALAGLIKQDKAIDLGAIGQFPKHPDTTYLTVVDKDRNAVSFINSVYYGFGSGRMAPKSGVLMQNRGACFVVDPQHPNCIGPGKRSMHTIIPAMVTKDGKAVMPYGVMGGDYQPVGQVHALTNMLEYGMDSQAALDAPRAFYDEGTLWVESGIPAATVAGLAARGHKVQPIADPLGGGQAIWIDWQKGVLVAGSDPRKDGCALGY; encoded by the coding sequence ATGCGTGATTTTCATAAGGCCGGCCGCTCGCCGATCTACGCCAGCGAGGGCGCGGCAGCGACGTCGCATCCGCTCGCCACGGCCGCGGCAATCGACTGCCTGCGCGCCGGCGGCAACGCCATCGACGCAGCGGTCACCGCCTCGGCCGTGCTGGCCGTCGTCGAGCCGGCCATGACCGGCATCGGCGGCGATTGCTTCGTCCTGATGTCAAAGGGTGGCAGCGACGACATCATCGCCTATAACGGCAATGGTGCGGCACCCTTGAAGGCGGATGTCGGCTATTTCCAGGAACGCGGTATCGGCGAGATCGCCGCTGATTCCATTCATGCGGTCACGGTGCCTGGCGCCATCGAGGCCTGGTGCCGCCTGGTGCAGGATCACGGAAAATTCGGCATCGACAAGCTGCTCCAGCCGGCGATTTATTATGCCGAGAACGGCTTTCCGGTGGCCCCGCGCGTCGCCTATGACTGGGCGCAGGAAGAAGAGAAACTGTCCCGCGATGCAGCCGCTGCCGGCAGCTATCTGGTGGCTGGCAAGGCACCCAAGATCGGCGACCGCGTGAAGCTGCCGCTGCTCGCCAAGACCCTGCGCGAGATCGCCGCCAAAGGCGCCGCAGGCTTCTATCAAGGCTGGGTCGCGGAAGACATGGCCAGCGCCATGGCGGCCCAAGGTGGCCTGCATGCGCCTGAGGATTTCGCGCGCCACAAGGGCGATTACGTCACGCCGATCTCGACCGCGTATAAGGGTGTGAAGCTGTGGGAATGCCCGCCGCCGGGCCAGGGCCTCACGGCCCTCCTCATGCTCAACATCCTGTCGGCCTACGGCCCGGAGAAGGCCGGCAGCGACCCCCTCGGCGTCGATCGCTTCCATTTGCAGCTTGAAGCCGCAAAGCTTGCCTACCGCGAGCGCAACGCCCATATCGCCGACCCGGCCTTTGCCAAAGTACCGGTGGGGGGGCTGCTGTCGGGCGCGCATGCCAAAGCACTGGCCGGCCTCATCAAACAGGACAAGGCGATCGACCTCGGCGCCATCGGTCAGTTCCCAAAGCATCCCGACACCACCTATCTCACGGTCGTCGACAAGGATCGCAACGCGGTGAGCTTCATCAACTCGGTCTATTACGGCTTCGGCAGCGGGCGCATGGCGCCGAAATCCGGCGTCCTGATGCAGAACCGTGGCGCCTGCTTCGTGGTCGATCCCCAGCACCCCAATTGCATCGGTCCAGGCAAGCGCTCTATGCACACCATCATCCCGGCGATGGTCACCAAAGACGGCAAGGCCGTGATGCCCTATGGCGTCATGGGCGGCGATTACCAGCCGGTCGGCCAGGTTCATGCGCTCACCAACATGCTGGAATACGGCATGGATTCGCAGGCAGCCCTCGACGCCCCCCGGGCGTTTTATGACGAGGGGACGTTGTGGGTTGAATCCGGCATTCCGGCCGCCACGGTTGCGGGCCTCGCCGCCCGCGGCCACAAGGTTCAGCCCATCGCCGACCCACTGGGCGGCGGTCAGGCCATCTGGATCGACTGGCAGAAAGGCGTGCTGGTAGCCGGGTCGGATCCCCGCAAAGACGGTTGCGCCCTCGGTTATTGA
- a CDS encoding DUF882 domain-containing protein encodes MSSRNQPAADLGRRAFLSLGAGLVGTCALTFLPRAVMAKTTAVDSRTLGFFNTHTNEILKATYWQNGAYDRAAVQDINYILRDYRNGEVFGMDVKLFDLLTALHRRTDSKKPFEIISGYRSPLTNAKLAAASNGVAKKSMHMEGKAIDIRLRDVQLADLRLDAMAMKAGGVGFYPKSDFVHVDTGRVRHW; translated from the coding sequence ATGTCATCACGTAACCAACCGGCCGCAGATCTTGGCCGTCGCGCCTTCCTCAGCCTCGGTGCCGGTCTTGTCGGTACGTGCGCCCTTACATTCCTGCCCCGCGCCGTCATGGCGAAGACGACCGCTGTCGACAGCCGTACCCTCGGCTTCTTCAACACCCATACGAACGAAATCCTGAAAGCCACCTATTGGCAGAACGGCGCCTATGACCGGGCGGCGGTCCAGGACATCAATTACATCCTGCGTGACTACCGCAATGGCGAAGTCTTCGGCATGGATGTGAAGCTGTTTGACTTGCTGACCGCCCTCCACCGGCGCACCGACAGCAAGAAGCCGTTCGAGATCATTTCCGGCTACCGCAGCCCATTGACCAATGCAAAGCTCGCCGCCGCCAGCAATGGCGTTGCCAAGAAGAGCATGCACATGGAAGGCAAGGCGATCGATATCCGCCTTCGCGACGTCCAACTCGCCGATCTCCGCCTCGATGCCATGGCGATGAAGGCGGGCGGCGTCGGCTTCTATCCCAAATCGGACTTCGTCCACGTCGATACCGGCCGCGTCCGTCACTGGTAA
- a CDS encoding carbonic anhydrase, producing MSERSVSRRSLLGTMAVGSLAAASGLGLPWSSAARAENAPHWTYEGPEGPAHWGQLSPEFGACSSGQRQSPIDLAGAGLDNAPDLSVAWQPFEAVVENNGHTLQVAPADHTDSALTLGGKKYAFLQFHFHHPSEHAVGGGRWPLEVHMVHKSEAGDLAVTGILFRPGRENDALGRVLAQAPASKGKAAIPRAIDMTRFLPTSAATYRYAGSLTTPPCSEIVSWLVFREPIEAAVGQIESFARMFPMNARPLQQGFQRGIALDLF from the coding sequence ATGTCAGAACGTTCCGTCAGCCGCCGTAGCCTGCTTGGGACCATGGCCGTAGGATCGCTTGCGGCGGCTTCCGGTCTGGGGCTGCCCTGGTCCAGTGCCGCCCGTGCCGAGAACGCCCCGCATTGGACCTATGAAGGTCCCGAAGGGCCAGCGCATTGGGGCCAGCTCTCGCCGGAATTCGGCGCCTGCAGCAGCGGTCAGCGGCAATCGCCGATCGACCTTGCCGGCGCCGGGTTGGACAATGCGCCGGACCTCAGCGTTGCCTGGCAGCCATTCGAGGCGGTCGTCGAGAACAACGGTCACACCTTGCAAGTTGCACCCGCTGACCATACCGACAGCGCGCTCACGCTGGGGGGCAAGAAATACGCCTTCCTGCAGTTTCATTTTCACCATCCCAGCGAGCATGCCGTCGGCGGCGGGCGCTGGCCGCTCGAAGTGCATATGGTCCACAAGAGCGAGGCCGGCGACCTGGCTGTGACCGGCATTCTCTTCCGACCGGGGCGCGAGAATGACGCGCTGGGCCGCGTCCTGGCGCAGGCCCCGGCCAGCAAGGGTAAAGCGGCCATTCCGCGAGCCATCGACATGACGCGGTTTCTGCCGACCTCGGCTGCTACCTATCGCTATGCCGGATCTTTGACGACGCCGCCTTGCAGCGAGATCGTCAGCTGGCTGGTCTTTCGGGAGCCGATCGAGGCGGCGGTCGGGCAGATCGAGAGCTTTGCTCGGATGTTCCCGATGAATGCGCGACCGCTGCAACAAGGTTTCCAGCGCGGCATCGCGCTGGACCTCTTCTGA
- a CDS encoding ATP-binding protein: protein MLALAVVILAIQAAYVALENQRFVDRQSAALQDSADNLALLYSGAVANAVWEYDREAARDQLQAMRVVGGFARAVIQESSGLEFVSVDAATENDSPVAVDAGGTVLGRADILVEGRAVGNISVTLSKAPLEIARAAYLRSMLVTNGALAGVLLGLTLLALHLVSRPLDRMTALMQRFSAGNLNSLVPYTDRTDEIGRMARALEVFRGNAIERRLAEEALTRRSEELAILNQDLRKARDVADTANRVKSEFLASMSHEIRTPMNGVIGMIHMLKNTPLSEDQQEQLMTLESSARGLLSILNDILDISKIEAGRLDLNLAPFSVAEMIEDLVALWRPSAISKRLDLTYEIAPHVPKAMYGDSARIAQVLANFLGNAVKFTHKGAIVVKVDATPQGDMSWELDVSVADTGIGIEKDVQARLFQKFTQADASMTRRYGGTGLGLAICRELMQLMGGAVGVDSQIGRGSNFWMRLKLKEAHTIPEAASHLRSKDQALLDNPGTRKLRLLVAEDNLINQKVIRAMLEAVGHTTDLASDGIEAVAAVQRGDFDAVLMDVQMPNMDGIMATREIRNLGGDFKTLPIIALTANAMAGDRERYLNAGMSAYVSKPIDSKLLSLALRQTCGKDVAILHSGMAPAAKPEPIISPSAEQEAALSALLSKL, encoded by the coding sequence GTGCTGGCTTTGGCCGTCGTCATCCTGGCGATTCAGGCTGCCTATGTGGCCCTGGAAAACCAGCGCTTCGTGGACCGGCAATCGGCGGCGTTGCAGGACAGCGCCGACAATCTCGCCTTGCTCTATTCGGGCGCCGTCGCCAACGCGGTCTGGGAATATGATCGCGAAGCGGCACGCGACCAGTTGCAGGCCATGCGCGTCGTCGGCGGCTTTGCCAGGGCGGTGATCCAGGAATCGAGCGGCCTTGAATTCGTCTCCGTCGACGCCGCCACGGAAAATGACAGCCCGGTTGCCGTCGACGCAGGCGGCACCGTACTGGGACGCGCCGACATTCTTGTCGAGGGTCGCGCGGTCGGGAATATCAGCGTGACCCTGTCCAAAGCGCCGCTCGAAATTGCGCGCGCCGCCTACCTGCGCTCTATGCTGGTGACGAACGGGGCTCTCGCCGGCGTGTTGCTGGGCCTCACCCTGCTGGCGCTCCATCTGGTCAGCCGGCCGCTTGATCGGATGACGGCGCTGATGCAGCGATTTTCGGCGGGCAATCTCAATTCCCTGGTGCCCTATACCGACCGCACGGACGAAATCGGCCGCATGGCCCGTGCGCTCGAGGTCTTCCGCGGCAACGCGATCGAGCGCCGGCTGGCCGAAGAAGCCTTGACCCGGCGCAGCGAGGAACTCGCGATCCTCAACCAGGATCTGCGCAAGGCGCGGGACGTCGCCGACACGGCCAACCGCGTCAAATCCGAATTCCTGGCCTCGATGAGCCATGAGATCCGCACGCCCATGAACGGCGTCATCGGCATGATCCACATGCTGAAGAACACGCCGCTCAGCGAGGACCAGCAGGAACAGCTGATGACACTGGAAAGCTCGGCCCGCGGCCTGCTCTCCATCCTCAACGACATCCTCGACATCTCGAAGATCGAAGCTGGGCGCCTCGACCTCAATCTGGCCCCGTTCTCGGTGGCGGAGATGATCGAGGATCTGGTCGCCTTGTGGCGGCCATCGGCCATTTCCAAGCGCCTTGATCTTACCTATGAAATCGCACCGCATGTGCCCAAGGCGATGTATGGCGATTCCGCTCGCATCGCCCAGGTGCTGGCCAATTTCCTCGGCAATGCCGTGAAGTTCACCCATAAGGGGGCCATTGTCGTCAAGGTCGATGCAACGCCCCAGGGCGATATGAGCTGGGAATTGGATGTCAGCGTCGCCGATACCGGCATCGGCATCGAGAAGGACGTCCAGGCGCGGCTGTTTCAGAAATTCACCCAGGCCGATGCCTCGATGACGCGGCGCTATGGTGGGACCGGGCTCGGCCTCGCCATCTGCCGCGAACTGATGCAACTCATGGGCGGCGCGGTCGGCGTCGATTCACAGATTGGCCGCGGGTCCAATTTCTGGATGCGTCTGAAATTGAAGGAAGCGCATACGATTCCCGAGGCCGCAAGCCATCTGCGCAGCAAGGACCAGGCATTGCTAGACAACCCCGGCACGCGCAAGCTGCGCCTGCTGGTGGCCGAGGATAATCTCATCAACCAGAAAGTCATCCGCGCGATGCTGGAGGCGGTCGGCCACACGACCGATCTCGCCAGCGACGGCATCGAAGCGGTGGCTGCGGTCCAGCGCGGCGATTTCGACGCCGTGCTGATGGATGTGCAGATGCCGAACATGGACGGCATCATGGCGACGCGCGAAATTCGCAATTTGGGCGGCGATTTCAAGACGCTGCCTATCATTGCGCTGACGGCCAATGCCATGGCCGGCGATCGCGAACGCTATCTCAACGCCGGCATGTCGGCCTATGTCTCGAAGCCGATCGATTCCAAATTGCTGTCTTTGGCGCTGCGGCAAACCTGCGGCAAGGATGTCGCCATCCTGCACAGCGGCATGGCGCCGGCCGCAAAGCCAGAGCCGATTATATCACCCTCGGCAGAACAGGAAGCAGCGCTCTCGGCCCTGCTCTCCAAGCTCTAG
- the uraD gene encoding 2-oxo-4-hydroxy-4-carboxy-5-ureidoimidazoline decarboxylase, protein MAALEPVPTSLTRDAFVATFGRVYEHSPWIAEALYDRGLAAAHETLDGLAAAMREVVEDGGATRQLALLRAHPDLAGKLAMAGELTSESRGEQASAGLDRCSAAEFARFQQLNTLYTRRFGFPFILAVKGKTRAEILAAFETRVAHDPAVEFRTALDQVHRIAYLRLGDLCR, encoded by the coding sequence ATGGCTGCCCTGGAACCGGTGCCGACGTCGCTGACGCGCGATGCCTTTGTCGCGACCTTCGGGCGGGTATACGAGCATTCGCCCTGGATTGCGGAAGCGCTTTACGATCGCGGTCTTGCCGCTGCCCACGAGACGCTGGACGGTCTTGCCGCGGCCATGCGTGAGGTTGTCGAGGATGGGGGTGCGACACGGCAACTGGCGCTGCTGCGCGCGCATCCCGACTTGGCCGGGAAACTCGCGATGGCGGGCGAGCTGACGTCTGAGTCGCGCGGCGAGCAGGCGAGTGCCGGCCTCGATCGATGTTCAGCGGCCGAGTTCGCTCGCTTTCAGCAACTCAACACGCTTTATACGCGGCGATTCGGCTTTCCGTTCATCCTGGCGGTCAAAGGCAAGACGCGCGCGGAGATTTTGGCAGCGTTCGAAACGCGGGTCGCCCATGACCCTGCCGTCGAATTTCGCACAGCGCTCGATCAGGTCCACCGCATCGCCTATCTGCGTCTGGGCGATCTCTGTCGCTAG
- a CDS encoding urate hydroxylase PuuD → MDPILAEWLSLAIRWVHVMTGIMWIGTSFFFIWLDASLRHYQTPKPGIAGESWLVHGGGFYAVEKFLVAPGTMPAELHWFKYEAYFTWLSGFLLLALIYYYGAEQNLIDPSVSSLTGSQAILVSLALLAGGWVIYDLLCRSPIGRHTGALACGVFLLVALAAYVATQAFSGRAAYLHVGAFIGTIMAANVFMIIIPNQRKVVKALLAGEAPDPALGKQAKQRSLHNNYLTLPVVLMMISNHYPIMYESPYRWLFVMGAVILSGLLRAYANARNAGTPSRKVDHLLVVAAGLGLCLAVLPALQGQSGVAVARRVDLTEAAAIIQQRCLACHSTTPTDAFFKAPPKGIAFDSAAEIRRYAPMIERVAVATKMMPLRNKTGMTDEERALLGAWITGAADHGGGQ, encoded by the coding sequence ATGGACCCGATCTTGGCCGAGTGGCTGAGCCTTGCCATACGCTGGGTCCATGTGATGACCGGCATCATGTGGATCGGCACCTCGTTCTTCTTCATCTGGCTGGACGCCAGCCTGCGCCATTACCAGACGCCAAAGCCCGGCATCGCCGGTGAAAGTTGGCTGGTCCACGGCGGCGGCTTCTATGCGGTCGAGAAGTTCCTGGTGGCGCCCGGCACGATGCCGGCGGAACTGCACTGGTTCAAATACGAAGCCTATTTCACCTGGCTGTCGGGCTTCCTCCTGCTGGCGCTCATTTATTATTACGGTGCCGAGCAGAATCTCATCGACCCGTCGGTGAGTTCGTTGACGGGGTCGCAAGCGATCCTGGTGAGCCTTGCCCTGCTGGCCGGGGGCTGGGTCATCTACGATCTGCTTTGCCGCTCACCCATCGGCCGCCATACGGGGGCCTTGGCCTGCGGCGTTTTCCTGCTGGTGGCGCTGGCGGCCTATGTCGCGACGCAGGCCTTCAGCGGGCGCGCCGCCTATCTCCATGTCGGGGCCTTCATCGGCACGATCATGGCGGCCAACGTCTTCATGATCATCATTCCCAATCAGAGGAAAGTCGTGAAGGCGCTGCTGGCTGGCGAGGCGCCGGACCCGGCGCTCGGCAAGCAGGCCAAGCAGCGTTCGCTCCACAACAACTACCTCACCTTGCCGGTCGTCCTGATGATGATCAGCAACCACTATCCGATCATGTATGAAAGCCCCTATCGCTGGCTCTTCGTCATGGGTGCCGTCATCCTGAGCGGGCTGCTGCGCGCCTATGCCAATGCCAGGAATGCGGGGACGCCATCGCGCAAAGTCGACCATCTGCTCGTTGTTGCCGCTGGACTGGGCCTTTGCCTGGCGGTTCTGCCGGCGTTGCAGGGCCAGTCCGGCGTGGCGGTCGCGCGCCGTGTCGATCTGACCGAAGCCGCCGCCATCATCCAGCAGCGATGTCTTGCCTGCCATTCGACCACGCCGACCGACGCGTTCTTCAAGGCGCCGCCCAAGGGCATCGCCTTCGACAGTGCCGCAGAGATTCGCCGCTATGCGCCGATGATCGAACGCGTTGCCGTCGCCACCAAGATGATGCCGCTCAGAAACAAGACCGGCATGACCGATGAAGAACGGGCGTTGCTGGGGGCGTGGATCACCGGTGCCGCCGATCACGGCGGGGGGCAGTAA
- a CDS encoding LysR family transcriptional regulator: MPHTEDLSIFARVVELGSLSAAGRDLRLSPAVVSNRIARLEGDLNARLLNRTTRRVNPTEEGAAFYQHCLSILNELEQVENLLSQRTDEPRGPIKVSLPVAFGRQYVAPHIGAFLARYPQMQVRLQLTDRFSDLIQERIDLAIRIGPLEDSTAIVRNLATDRRVIVGSPRYLKVRGVPKTPEDLLEHNCLLLRFPGSKQYRWTLQAPDGPQTLRVAGNMDSDNSEVLLDWCLAGHGLALKSIWEIIDHLNDGSLQIVLRDFPPVSDAIHALYPHGTHVPARVRAFIDFLVETFGPKPVWERKLKAKILDK; this comes from the coding sequence ATGCCGCATACCGAGGACCTTTCCATCTTCGCCCGCGTGGTCGAATTGGGCAGCCTGTCTGCCGCAGGGCGCGATCTGCGCCTGTCGCCGGCCGTCGTCTCCAACCGCATCGCCCGGCTGGAGGGCGACCTCAATGCCCGCCTCCTCAACCGCACCACCCGCCGGGTGAACCCGACCGAGGAGGGTGCCGCCTTCTATCAGCACTGCCTCTCCATCCTCAACGAGCTGGAACAGGTCGAAAATCTGCTCTCGCAACGCACGGACGAGCCGCGCGGGCCGATCAAGGTGTCCTTGCCGGTGGCCTTCGGGCGGCAATATGTGGCGCCGCATATCGGCGCTTTCCTCGCCCGTTACCCACAGATGCAGGTACGACTACAGCTGACCGACCGATTTTCCGACCTCATCCAGGAGCGGATCGATCTGGCGATCCGCATCGGGCCGCTGGAGGATTCGACGGCGATCGTGCGCAACCTCGCGACCGACCGGCGCGTGATCGTCGGTTCTCCACGCTATCTGAAGGTCCGCGGCGTGCCGAAGACGCCTGAGGATTTGCTTGAGCACAACTGCCTGCTGCTGCGCTTTCCCGGCTCCAAGCAATATCGCTGGACGCTCCAGGCCCCGGATGGGCCGCAGACCCTGCGCGTCGCCGGCAACATGGACAGCGACAACAGCGAAGTCCTGCTCGACTGGTGCCTCGCCGGTCACGGCCTCGCGCTGAAATCGATCTGGGAGATCATCGACCATCTCAACGATGGCAGCCTGCAGATTGTGCTGCGCGACTTTCCGCCGGTCTCCGATGCGATCCATGCCCTCTATCCGCACGGTACGCATGTGCCGGCGCGCGTGCGGGCCTTCATCGACTTTCTGGTCGAGACTTTCGGGCCAAAACCGGTCTGGGAGCGCAAGCTTAAGGCCAAGATCCTCGACAAATGA